In the Acanthochromis polyacanthus isolate Apoly-LR-REF ecotype Palm Island chromosome 20, KAUST_Apoly_ChrSc, whole genome shotgun sequence genome, CACGATGGATTTGTGTTTGTCCTTGTTGATTTTTGGTAGCTGCTGACCTGTGATCACCTGTAGTattgtagaaaaaaatgcatataacagaagcaaagatgCAGAATAAAATTTGCAGCAGAACAGAATCATGATCAGTCAAATACAAATTCAAGCAGAACGTCTGCACACAGTTAACATGattagtggtaaaaaaaaaaaaaaaaaagaacaaaaaaaccttaaaatctgctatatttatttcacattacTTTGCAAACTCTTATCATTTATCCAAAATATAATGAACTAATAATCAATGatcatatttaattttatattaaCTAAAATTGTCTTCACCAGTTGCAACATTACCACAATTTGTATCTACAATTAAACTACAATAACCCTATACCATTGTGCAGAATGCATGCTTTTACTTAAACGATACTTTAAGgacattttcatgcttttctacatatgtgtatgtgtacagCCCAACTTTTATTTCTTGTACACAGTTGTTTTTCTACTATTACTTAAAGATCTGAGTACTTCTTTGGCCTCTGGTCATGGTACAAAAATGCTTCTGCAAATAGTTCCCCAGTAAGTGCAACCAAACAAGGAGGTAAACAATTTTTTCTCCAAACACTTGCCTttgccaatattttttttccatttattttgagCAAGTTTGTGAAGCCTCAGGGGAAACAAGCAAATAGCACCGAAtgcaaacagagcagaaaactCCCAAAGGGCAAGTCTAACAAACACCCATTTTTAGCAATAAACTCCCACCATGATGTAAAAGGTCTTCCGCTTCAGCCACGGCCCTTTGGCGAGTGTGTTGGGATCAAACTGAGAGGACAGGCTTCTCTGGAATTCAGGCTTCAGGATGTAGCCGCAAGTGCCATTTGTCAGAAACCGACCCTGGTTTAGCTGCATCTCCTTGGAGGGAGTCTGGAAGTTCAGCGCAACTAAAACCAAGTCAGAGAGAAAAGAGTGTGAAGCCATTGCTCTGCTTCTAGTGCACTGATGAGTTGGTTTCTCCTCGTTGGAACGTACCAATTTGACAGCCGACATTCCACATGGGTACAGGGTTGTAGTTGGAGGAGTTGGTTCTGGAGCCAGCAGGGTAGATCCTGCTCAGTTTGTCCATGTTGTGATGGATGTAGGCAGTAGCTACgagaacacaataaaacactgatgCCTTAACAACAGTTTGCTAATGAGAAACCACATATAAGTTTGTTGTTTAAGTCTGACATGCCAGATTACCTGAGGTCTCCGCCAGGTTGAAAGCTTTACTCTCCTTAAAGGATGACATTTCATAGAAGCCTTGGCTGTCTTTGGCGTGCTCAAAGCCGTTGAAGTGAACACTCTTACAGTAGACGACGATGTCTGAGAGCTGTTTGGCAAGTTTGATCTTTGATTTCTGAAAGGAAACAGGACAAAGACCAATATGATGTAATAACAAAGATACATTTTAAAGCTTCCTACCGGTGCATTAGAAGCTTTAAACCCACCTTCGGGTTTGCTTTTTGGCCGTTCTCACAGTCTGCAGCCTCGTCCTCCTCTGACACTGTGCCTTCCTCtatggtgttgttgttgttgaagatTGCATCCAGTTTGTTCAGTCGCTTTCCCTTGATGAGGAACTTGCCCTTCAGCTCCTGCAGAGAcagacaaaatatgtttttatgtcacAGTGTATTAATGCAGGGAGGCACATTTTTTTCGATTTAATGGCCAAAAGCATGTGTTATTGGTGACTGCTGGCCACACCCTCGAAGCAGCCAATGACGGAAAGGAAAAGGTCCTGGAATGCACAATTAAAAGTTCCTTTGAGGCTAGCAACGCCACAGGCATTCATTCCATGGGCGCTacatttgaagcattttttatttctgctgtctttgtgtctttctcaGAATTTGTTTTCCGCTCAGcttgcagatttattttttttgcaaagaggAAAGATGAATAGAAAATTACaagaaatatgactgaaatggAACAAGAAGAACTGAATCAAagctttaaaaactgcaaagagatgaagaaaagaaaaggaaaggattAACTATCTAAaagccctgtcacactctagcgtatagagccagcgtatgaggaacgtatagaatatttagaaaaattggttatacgcacaacttttcagcgtatGAGGTCGATTTTTGGTTAATGACCGTTACAGTAATGTGAGCCTAGCGTACCGTCAGCCTATGAATAGCGTACGCatagcgtatgtcagcgtatgtcagcgtatgtgatgtgatgtgtatttggACGTATACcaacgtatgagtaacgtatatcAGCATACCTCCGACGTATGAGAAACGTATGCGGAACGTCAGCCTAACGTATGATGAGCGTACACAGCTGGTGATGTTGGGACcaaccctgtccagcagttcatcatacatttctggaggcatgcgtaggaagttcctgaaggctctctgatcttcatttctcattaaccataagctggtcataaaggccaaattgaCACAGCCTTCCGatccaaggtttcacccagattgcacgtctcattctacgccttcttcttctgtgtctagcatactGAACTGCCAACTAtaacaaatcttggtgatgttgcagcacagcaacctccatctctgaactgctggtacaaactgatacagatttggaaatgtgagactttatataccCCACATACGCTGGAAATACGCATGGGATAAGTTGGCTGTACGCTCAGAACACGTTAGGCATAAGTTGAGTACATTAGACTGTCATTAGAACTACCATTATAACCTTAGCCATTCGTTAGACACACGTCAGACACACGTTCATTATATGCTCCTCTAACACTAGGTTTCCTGACCCTCTCAATTTCAACGTATGAGAAGCGTactcgacgtatgagtaacgtaccttcagcgtacctctagcgtgttcagagtatgaggaacgtatgaggagcgtaaaaTGCATACGTTggcatacgctgaaaatttttgtgcatgttcaaaaaatcTTTTGGCCGTCAGCGTACATCAGCGTACAGCGACGTACCCCGGCATAGTAGAAACGTATTCCAGCGTACCCCTAACGTGTTTCAGCGTATGCCCAAAAAGTTCATACGTTCCTaatacgctggctctatacgctagagtagGTGAATGAAATACGCTAGAACAACCAAAGTCCTGTTTGGAATTTTAACGAAAATGTTCTTAACCTGCACCAAAATTTAATGAGTTCTTTCTGTGCTCATGCTCCACCTCTGCACCATATTTCTTGAAATTCAGCCCAGTAATTTTCGCTTGCTGCCAAACAGACAACACTGATCACACActtccttcaaagcagaacaagACTAAAAGAATATGAAATGGCTGTGTGCACCCTTTACAGACCTGCACAAGCTCTAAACCCTCACACACGAATTAAACTCCACTGACAGACAACCTCTCTTATCACACAAGGCGTTTTCTCAAACACTCACTCTCGCCGCTATCAGATCTACCAGCAGCTTATTAGTTAATTAGCAACTGTTCTACAAGCGAGACAAGCCAATAAACGGCAAAACTGCTTTGTAGTACCTGCacacggaggaggaggagcagaagcTGAAGATTGATGGTGTTTTGATTATGCCGTAGTGGTGCATTTGTTGCTCACATAATGAGGATGGGTTTTACTTAAATCTCATTAGCTTCCTTTCCCAGACAAATTTGCCAATCACATTAAAGTAAACAGGAACACGAAAAATCTGGCAGAGCGATTAATTAACTTAAGAGGTGGAATTTTAAGGAGTGGTTTTCCTCTCGGTGATTATTTTAGAGGATGTAAAAAGTGAGGCGCCACACATGGTGAGTACAAGGGGTCTTAGGAATCACACACCTCAGGCGAGGGGAAGTTGGTGGGCATGGTGTCGCCAAGGGGCTTTGTGACCAAAGCATCACCCAGGATGGAGATCAGGTAATGGGCCATGAGCTTCTGTTGCTCCACGCTGCAATGGTTCTCCAGCGACAGAATCACTGGGTAGTCAGACGTctggaaaacaaagaaagcaacGTTAAGGTGAAGCTTCTGACTTGATCCGGTGCAATGCAGTCACCAATCAGCCGCCTGATACATCCAGTCCCACAGGTGTTAAAACGTCCCACGTACTTTGAAGGCGTAGTCTTTGATGGCGCTGATGACATCTCTGAAGAGCACTTTGGATGTGATCGTGTAGCCGTGATAAATGACAGGCTCTCCGTTAGCGCCGTCCCAACAGTCCAGCTCCACACAGCGGCAACTCTTTGTCAGCGCTCTGCAAGGGAAGAAAACAGCCATGACCACCGACACACCACACAGATCTCTGTTGGTCTTTTTACATCACATGCCTCCAATAAAATTCCTGCTTTTAAGATGAACGCCCTTTGAGATAGGCTAACACAAACCTCGAGATTTCAATTTGTGTACATCATTCAGGCCAACTGGATGCAGACACTGAAATCACAAAGATTTGGATCTGGAAATCTGAATTTCTTCTAAAATTATTGTTAAGAATATGTTGTTAGTGCTAAAACATGCAGGTGCAAGAGGAAACAACTTTATTCTTTATCACGAGTCTTTATTCCCTAAATCTACAAGCTGTTTAGGTGCAACAGCATGTGCAAAAAGTACTTGTAGTTCCTAAGGCTACCTCGTTGAAAAGGGTCAACTACCTAAGATCCATAGTGAGAAAAATTGGAAAAAGTTCACCGTCAAGCAGctttttatatgaaaaatagTTACTTTATGTAGGCTTCCGTGCTGCTGGGCCCTTTGAGCTGGTCTTCCATCAGGTATGTGTTGTGTGAGGAGGAGATGTAGTAATGGTTGAGGGGCTGGCTCATGTCCTGATACACAGGTATGTGTGCTGGGTTCAGGATGGATCCCTCCTCATGGTGCAGATACATCAGGAAGCCGTCTTTGGTCATGTGCTTCTTCTGCTTTGCTGTACAGATGATGATGGGCATGATAAGTGGAATGTGACCTGCAAAACGAAGCTCTAATACTATGTCAACAGTGTAAATGATCCTGATTCAACTGAACTCTACCTGTTTCGTCCACCTCGTATTTCTCGATCAGCTTGGAAGCGTCCTCCACCGTCGCATCCTCCCTTTGCTCATTCAGCAAGAAGTTGAGAAGATCTCTGAGGCTCATCTGGCCTTGTGCTTGAGCGTATTTGCCGTAGATCACGTCGATCTCCTCGCGGTGAGTCAACAGGTCGTAGAAGTGTTTGATCTCTGCGCCTTCAAGGGAGCCTGAATTGGACTTGTCACATTTCTATATAACAGACACAACAGGGTTGAATTGTGATCATCAAATGTGCTCGACATCATGGATCATGAATGAAATTTCCGAGAGCAGCTCACCTTAAAAATCTCCTCCGCGTACATGTCATCGACCTCAACATTGATCTGTCGCAGAAAGTGCTTCAGCTCCTTCAGCGTCATCTTGTTGTCTTCATTCTTGTCGGCTTTCCGCATGCAGTTGATTATCCAGCTGATATTTAGATGTAAGGATTTGGTTATCACGATATCCCTACCccaaaaaaactaacaaaccatagacatgcaaacacatttcactttgtttAGGATACTGTTCACTCTTCTGCTGGCGGCTGAGGTTGCCGATGGTCCTCTTTACCTTTTCCAGGCTACTGACCCACCGATTAGCCTCCTCCACACTGACTGCCATCAGGTCCAGATTCTTCTTGCGGCCCTTGAAGATGATGGAGAAGCATTGCTCTTCAACGCTGGGGTCGGTGTGTTTTTTGAGGCCCTCAGACTGACGGCCTTTGCGCACTGATTCAATGTCATCGATGGAGACTGTTTGGACAACAGGGTGTTTGTTAGAACcacagttttcagtctgttatCCTTAGACGAACAGTACTTCCTTAGACAAGTCAGTATCTTGTGGTAGCAGAGTTTTTCTCCCAACGTCAACCGTTTTTACATGTTATAACAGGAAGGCTTTTGTTGTCTGTGTGGTCATTAATTTCCGTGGCCTCGCTCACAAGTCTACAGGAAGAAGCCTATTTCTTCTGACCGACAACCATTGATCATGTGAAATTTTCTGTAAGATGAAGTCAAAGTTTAATTTTATGCAACAATGCCAGATTTTGGCtaaatgacagcagcagaacaagacaaaacatggaCCTAGTAGTTAATGGCGAATGTGTTAGCAAACTGTTCCatatttacacatccagcagaGAGACAACAACATTAGCAGTCATTTGTAGTAGTGTTTTTGGCCATCCAATGTGGTAAGTAGCTGCTAAACACTCCACTGTGTGCACCGGTTAGTCGCTAGTCTGTCTGTTGTTTGGCACAGTGTGGGCAGTGTGCAGCCTATCAGGGCTTTATCAGTAAAAACAGTTGTCTGCTGCTAAAAATAGATGTAAGGATGAAGCACAACAGTGACTTTATGAGGCATAaagccaaaacaatgagctggaAGATGCTAAAATGCTGAACAGAGCTGAGAGGGGCAGCAGAGTCGGGCGATAATTTAAGATAAATA is a window encoding:
- the plcd1a gene encoding 1-phosphatidylinositol 4,5-bisphosphate phosphodiesterase delta-1a isoform X2; translation: MEANGTAGRHGLEGDADLQFLLIGGELVKIRSSSWKKNRFYKLQEDCRTLWHESKKTFRRNQTFSIDDIESVRKGRQSEGLKKHTDPSVEEQCFSIIFKGRKKNLDLMAVSVEEANRWVSSLEKVKRTIGNLSRQQKSEHWIINCMRKADKNEDNKMTLKELKHFLRQINVEVDDMYAEEIFKKCDKSNSGSLEGAEIKHFYDLLTHREEIDVIYGKYAQAQGQMSLRDLLNFLLNEQREDATVEDASKLIEKYEVDETAKQKKHMTKDGFLMYLHHEEGSILNPAHIPVYQDMSQPLNHYYISSSHNTYLMEDQLKGPSSTEAYIKALTKSCRCVELDCWDGANGEPVIYHGYTITSKVLFRDVISAIKDYAFKTSDYPVILSLENHCSVEQQKLMAHYLISILGDALVTKPLGDTMPTNFPSPEELKGKFLIKGKRLNKLDAIFNNNNTIEEGTVSEEDEAADCENGQKANPKKSKIKLAKQLSDIVVYCKSVHFNGFEHAKDSQGFYEMSSFKESKAFNLAETSATAYIHHNMDKLSRIYPAGSRTNSSNYNPVPMWNVGCQIVALNFQTPSKEMQLNQGRFLTNGTCGYILKPEFQRSLSSQFDPNTLAKGPWLKRKTFYIMVITGQQLPKINKDKHKSIVDPLVRVEIHGVPADNASKETHHIDNNGFNPMWNENFQFDIHVPELAMLRFVVEDYDSTSQNDLIGQYCLPLTSVQNGYRHVPLLTKRGDVICSAGLFVHLMLLDAQ
- the plcd1a gene encoding 1-phosphatidylinositol 4,5-bisphosphate phosphodiesterase delta-1a isoform X1, producing MSCLHKRPKRTKSQEEALQEQLRKVAQENGKRLGLEGDADLQFLLIGGELVKIRSSSWKKNRFYKLQEDCRTLWHESKKTFRRNQTFSIDDIESVRKGRQSEGLKKHTDPSVEEQCFSIIFKGRKKNLDLMAVSVEEANRWVSSLEKVKRTIGNLSRQQKSEHWIINCMRKADKNEDNKMTLKELKHFLRQINVEVDDMYAEEIFKKCDKSNSGSLEGAEIKHFYDLLTHREEIDVIYGKYAQAQGQMSLRDLLNFLLNEQREDATVEDASKLIEKYEVDETAKQKKHMTKDGFLMYLHHEEGSILNPAHIPVYQDMSQPLNHYYISSSHNTYLMEDQLKGPSSTEAYIKALTKSCRCVELDCWDGANGEPVIYHGYTITSKVLFRDVISAIKDYAFKTSDYPVILSLENHCSVEQQKLMAHYLISILGDALVTKPLGDTMPTNFPSPEELKGKFLIKGKRLNKLDAIFNNNNTIEEGTVSEEDEAADCENGQKANPKKSKIKLAKQLSDIVVYCKSVHFNGFEHAKDSQGFYEMSSFKESKAFNLAETSATAYIHHNMDKLSRIYPAGSRTNSSNYNPVPMWNVGCQIVALNFQTPSKEMQLNQGRFLTNGTCGYILKPEFQRSLSSQFDPNTLAKGPWLKRKTFYIMVITGQQLPKINKDKHKSIVDPLVRVEIHGVPADNASKETHHIDNNGFNPMWNENFQFDIHVPELAMLRFVVEDYDSTSQNDLIGQYCLPLTSVQNGYRHVPLLTKRGDVICSAGLFVHLMLLDAQ